In the Puntigrus tetrazona isolate hp1 chromosome 9, ASM1883169v1, whole genome shotgun sequence genome, one interval contains:
- the lamp1b gene encoding lysosome-associated membrane glycoprotein 1b has protein sequence MIPIIRKQNMPSMAIFSLLLALTIHQTLTADVLPTAVAPETSSPSASPATPGPPERGSYNITNATDAVCLLARMGLQLNISFISSSHGKTVQEVLNLHPNLVKISGSCDPDSATLILNEDNITLTFSFSLNSTSNKYHLSGLELSAALPDMTKRNTFRNTTLNYMVGTLGHSYMCQKEKTLSVTQEFSLNTFQLQVQPFGVNGDFGAAEECELDEDDMLIPIIVGAALAVLVLIVILAYLIGRNRSHAGYQTI, from the exons CTCTCACTATACATCAGACTTTGACTGCTGATGTTCTCCCCACTGCGGTCGCCCCTGAAACCAGCTCTCCTTCGGCTTCTCCTGCAACCCCCGGACCCCCTGAGCGAGGCAGCTATAATATCACCAATGCCACCGATGCTGTCTGTCTCTTGGCACGGATGGGACTGCAACTAAACATTAGCTTCATTTCGAGCTCTCATGGCAAG ACTGTCCAGGAGGTCTTGAACCTGCATCCAAACCTGGTTAAAATATCTGGATCCTGTGATCCGGACAGTGCAACTCTCATACTCAATGAGGACAACATTACTCTGACTTTCAGCTTCTCTCTC AATTCCACATCAAACAAGTATCATCTTAGTGGGCTGGAGTTATCAGCTGCATTGCCTGATATGACTA AGCGCAACACTTTCAGGAACACCACTCTAAACTACATGGTGGGAACCCTGGGTCACTCTTACATGTGTCAGAAGGAGAAGACCTTGAGCGTTACACAGGAGTTCTCTCTCAACACCTTCCAGCTTCAAGTGCAGCCTTTTGGTGTCAATGGAGATTTTGGAGCag CTGAGGAGTGTGAGCTAGATGAGGACGACATGTTGATTCCCATTATTGTGGGTGCTGCGTTGGCTGTTCTAGTGCTCATCGTGATCCTGGCCTACCTTATTGGCAGGAACAGAAGTCATGCAGGCTACCAGACCATCTAA
- the grtp1b gene encoding growth hormone-regulated TBC protein 1b yields MENHFNDQNTEGSASSDSNDCQRVDQYGFERAEDFNYESYEDFTSKNLAVVTRRSNKWSKLLQSTVKVEKNVKVKRYVRKGVPCEHRTQIWMATSGAQDQLDRNPGYYHSLLKSEHDPKIEEVIRADMHRTFPDNIQFRASSQPCLQKALFNVLLTYGHHNKDVGYCQGMNFIAGYLLIITKDEEKSFWLMDALLGKILPDYYTATMLGLKMDQEVLGELVRMKVPAVWKVMNQHDVMWTLVVSRWFICLYVDILPVETVLRIWDCLFYEGSKILFRVALTLIHQHQNLISQAQNLPEICERFKQITRGEYVEDYHTFMQKIFMEPGGLSTATITKLRKMCRNRITSA; encoded by the exons ATGGAGAATCACTTTAATGATCAAAACACGGAAGGTTCCGCAAGTTCAGACAGCAACGACTGCCAAAG GGTAGACCAGTATGGATTTGAGAGAGCAGAAGATTTCAACTATGAATCCTATGAGGACTTCACGTCCAAGAATTTAGCTGTTGTCACTAGAAGGTCAAACAAGTGGTCGAAACTTTTGCAGAGCACTGTAAAAGTGGAGAAAAATGTTAAAG TAAAGCGATACGTGAGGAAgggggttccatgtgaacatcGCACTCAGATCTGGATGGCAACCAGTGGAGCCCAGGACCAGCTGGACAGAAATCCTGGCTACTATCATTCTCTATTAAAGTCTGAACATGACCCTAAAATAGAAGAGGTTATACGTGCTG ATATGCACAGAACCTTTCCTGACAACATTCAGTTCCGTGCCTCCTCCCAGCCATGTTTACAAAAAGCCCTGTTTAATGTACTTCTGACTTATGGACACCACAATAAGGATGTTGGTTACTGTCAG GGAATGAACTTTATTGCTGGATACCTCCTCATCATCACTAAAGATGAAGAGAAGTCTTTCTGGTTAATGGATGCTTTACTTGGCAAGATCTTACCAG ACTATTACACAGCAACAATGCTGGGGCTTAAAATGGATCAAGAGGTGCTTGGAGAGCTTGTCAGAATGAAGGTTCCTGCTGTCTGGAAGGTCATGAATCAGCACGATGTAATGTGGACCCTGGTGGTCTCGCGCTGGTTCATCTGCCTGTATGTAGACATACTTCCTGTAGAG ACAGTGCTGAGAATATGGGACTGCCTTTTTTACGAGGGATCCAAGATCTTGTTCAGAGTGGCTTTGACGCTGATTCATCAACATCAGAACCTCATCTCACAGGCCCAGAATCTCCCAGAAATCTGTGAACGCTTCAAACAGATCACTCGCGGCGAGTACGTAGAGGACTACCATACCTTCATGCAG AAAATCTTCATGGAGCCTGGAGGTCTCTCTACAGCAACAATTACTAAACTCAGGAAGATGTGTAGGAATCGCATTACTTCTGCCTAA